A single genomic interval of Streptomyces sp. BA2 harbors:
- the ku gene encoding non-homologous end joining protein Ku, whose amino-acid sequence MPRPVWSGAISFGLVTIPIKVLSATENHSISFHQYHLEDMGRVRTRKICDLDGKQLTNAEIGKGFEVSKDTIVAVTDEELDEMPLPTAKAIEIAGFVPYESIDPIRIGEGYYLQADGQVANKPYTLLRKALERNSKAAVAKFAWHGRERLGLLRVQDDVILLHAMKWDDEVRDPEELAPKAMELDDDEIDRAILLIDSMTTDGIADQDWATDRYTAALEQVIEAKAEGKQPPKPDEEEARGGQVLDLMDALQESVQKAKSARGETGKDATVHEMPRKKTAAKKAAKKTTAKTSAAKKTAGKKTAGTKSTAKKTAEKKTAARKPRRTA is encoded by the coding sequence ATGCCCCGCCCCGTCTGGTCCGGCGCGATCTCTTTCGGCCTGGTCACGATCCCGATCAAGGTTCTGTCGGCCACCGAGAACCACAGCATCAGCTTCCACCAGTACCACCTCGAGGACATGGGCCGGGTCCGCACGCGGAAGATCTGCGATCTCGACGGCAAGCAGCTCACGAACGCCGAGATCGGCAAGGGATTCGAGGTCAGCAAGGACACGATCGTCGCGGTCACCGACGAAGAGCTCGACGAGATGCCGCTCCCGACCGCGAAGGCGATCGAGATCGCCGGATTCGTGCCCTATGAATCGATCGATCCCATCCGGATCGGCGAGGGGTACTACCTCCAGGCCGACGGGCAGGTGGCGAACAAGCCCTACACGCTCCTTCGCAAGGCCCTCGAACGGAACAGCAAGGCCGCCGTCGCCAAGTTCGCGTGGCACGGGCGTGAGCGGCTCGGCCTGCTGCGCGTACAGGACGACGTGATCCTGCTGCACGCCATGAAGTGGGACGACGAAGTCCGCGATCCCGAGGAGCTGGCTCCCAAGGCTATGGAGCTGGACGACGACGAGATCGACCGGGCGATCCTCCTCATCGATTCCATGACCACGGACGGTATCGCCGACCAGGACTGGGCCACGGACCGCTACACCGCAGCCCTTGAGCAGGTCATCGAGGCGAAGGCCGAGGGGAAGCAGCCGCCCAAACCGGACGAGGAGGAAGCGCGGGGCGGGCAGGTTCTCGACCTGATGGACGCGCTGCAAGAGTCCGTACAGAAGGCCAAGTCGGCCCGCGGCGAGACCGGCAAGGACGCCACCGTCCACGAGATGCCGCGGAAGAAGACGGCGGCCAAAAAGGCCGCGAAGAAGACGACGGCCAAGACGTCCGCGGCGAAGAAGACCGCCGGCAAGAAGACGGCAGGCACAAAGTCGACCGCCAAGAAGACGGCCGAGAAGAAGACAGCCGCGAGGAAGCCGCGGCGCACGGCCTGA
- a CDS encoding SAM-dependent methyltransferase, with the protein MDSTRSPRPMADAADADADAELFWERHYRSRRPGAARVTPLLAETASPLFPGAALDLGCGAGGDTIWLAQRGWQVTAVDISTTAVERVRERAGELGLAERVSTEQHDLADSFPAGRFDLVSAQYFHTPLQLSRGRVLGTAAKALRPGGLLLIVDHGSTAPWSWNQDPGIHYPTPTETAAELDLDPAHWSVLRADMPRRRATGPAGEAATVIDNVLLVQLTSGTGG; encoded by the coding sequence ATGGATTCCACCCGAAGCCCACGACCCATGGCCGATGCCGCCGACGCGGACGCGGACGCCGAGCTCTTCTGGGAACGGCACTACCGCTCCCGGCGCCCCGGGGCCGCACGCGTCACCCCGCTGCTCGCCGAGACCGCCTCACCTCTGTTCCCCGGCGCCGCGCTGGATCTGGGCTGCGGCGCGGGCGGGGACACCATCTGGCTCGCCCAGCGGGGCTGGCAGGTCACCGCCGTGGACATCTCCACCACCGCCGTCGAACGGGTACGGGAACGCGCCGGTGAGCTCGGCCTCGCGGAACGGGTCTCCACCGAACAGCACGATCTGGCCGACAGCTTCCCGGCAGGGCGGTTCGATCTCGTATCCGCCCAGTACTTCCACACCCCGCTCCAGCTGTCCCGCGGCCGAGTCCTTGGCACCGCGGCGAAGGCCTTGCGGCCCGGTGGTCTCCTGCTGATCGTCGACCACGGTTCCACCGCGCCCTGGTCCTGGAACCAGGACCCCGGCATCCACTACCCCACACCCACCGAGACGGCCGCCGAACTGGATCTCGACCCGGCGCACTGGTCCGTCCTGCGCGCCGACATGCCGCGCCGCCGGGCGACCGGCCCCGCCGGTGAGGCCGCCACCGTGATCGACAACGTCCTGCTCGTCCAGCTGACCTCCGGGACCGGCGGATGA
- a CDS encoding DinB family protein — MTAGRRDTGPPRTGADEKATLRGFLDYLRRSVADKVVGVPEPEIRKGGVPSGTSLLGLVKHLTCVERFYFLGEEVGDWPASMRPSAEDSVDGVLADYRTTVERANQVIDACADLALPAPRAPRRGAAPSMRWVLVHMIEETGRHAGHADILRERIDGSTGR; from the coding sequence ATGACCGCCGGACGTCGCGACACCGGGCCTCCGCGGACCGGCGCCGACGAGAAGGCCACCTTGCGGGGTTTCCTCGACTATCTGCGGCGCTCGGTCGCGGACAAGGTCGTGGGCGTGCCGGAACCGGAGATCCGGAAGGGCGGAGTGCCCTCGGGCACCAGCCTTCTCGGGCTGGTCAAGCATCTGACGTGCGTCGAACGGTTCTACTTCCTCGGTGAGGAAGTCGGCGACTGGCCGGCGAGCATGCGGCCGTCCGCGGAGGACTCCGTCGACGGCGTGCTCGCCGACTACCGGACGACGGTCGAGCGAGCGAACCAGGTCATCGACGCCTGCGCGGACCTGGCCCTTCCCGCCCCGCGAGCTCCGCGCCGAGGAGCCGCGCCATCGATGCGATGGGTCCTGGTGCACATGATCGAAGAGACCGGCCGGCACGCCGGCCACGCCGACATCCTCCGCGAGCGGATCGACGGATCCACCGGCCGCTGA
- a CDS encoding phosphatase PAP2 family protein has translation MLWTAAAVVALGFLVALEIAARHYGVAGPITNQAREVIFAPKSGPLLYAGMALMMVVFTWRQRFIAVGVAVGIDVVFFLVRWALDAEMMFGNGALWVILGCAVLAVTRRTGQERVLLLKGVGLSLLLVAGRKTGDTWLLITSKTRPAVLDQYVATADHALGNPSWLVGRMVSATGPVGEHVLDYVYIQLAVAAVIVALYQLRNVAVERRFPGHHLVRTFLVIGLLGPAIYMIFPVVGPIFTYGNGAFGTGGEQWALANLWPHTVPPISTPQSMPFDEITPRNCMPSLHTAWATTIFIHSRKGPRILRYAGVFWLIATLGATLGFGYHYGVDIIAGVVFAFTIDAALRSLDRGWDRAGIQLVAYGTTVFALLLVSYRFLPMHMAKHPWVFGPLLVLAMISVVQGYVRTTKLWEPKAVPAQQPEPQPELV, from the coding sequence ATGCTGTGGACCGCGGCGGCCGTGGTGGCCCTCGGATTCCTCGTCGCGCTGGAGATAGCCGCGCGCCACTACGGCGTGGCGGGGCCCATCACCAACCAGGCGCGCGAGGTGATCTTCGCCCCTAAGTCGGGGCCGCTGCTGTACGCCGGCATGGCGTTGATGATGGTGGTGTTCACCTGGCGGCAACGGTTCATCGCGGTGGGGGTCGCGGTCGGGATCGACGTCGTCTTCTTCCTGGTGCGGTGGGCTCTCGACGCCGAAATGATGTTCGGCAACGGCGCGTTGTGGGTGATCCTGGGCTGTGCGGTCCTCGCCGTCACACGCCGCACCGGCCAGGAACGTGTCCTGCTGCTGAAGGGCGTCGGGCTGAGTCTGCTCCTCGTGGCCGGCCGCAAGACGGGCGACACCTGGCTGCTCATCACGTCCAAGACCCGCCCCGCGGTGCTCGATCAGTACGTGGCCACCGCCGATCACGCGCTGGGCAACCCCTCGTGGCTGGTGGGGAGGATGGTCTCGGCGACCGGCCCGGTCGGCGAGCATGTTCTCGACTACGTCTACATCCAGCTCGCGGTGGCCGCGGTCATCGTCGCGCTGTACCAGTTGCGCAATGTGGCGGTCGAGCGGCGCTTCCCCGGCCATCATCTGGTGCGTACGTTTCTGGTCATCGGCCTGCTGGGGCCGGCCATCTACATGATCTTCCCGGTGGTCGGACCGATCTTCACCTACGGGAACGGCGCCTTCGGTACCGGTGGCGAGCAGTGGGCGCTGGCCAACCTCTGGCCGCACACGGTGCCGCCGATCAGCACCCCGCAGTCGATGCCGTTCGACGAGATCACTCCGCGCAACTGCATGCCGAGCCTGCACACGGCGTGGGCGACCACGATCTTCATTCATTCCCGCAAGGGCCCACGGATTCTGCGATACGCGGGCGTCTTCTGGCTGATAGCCACGCTCGGCGCGACGCTGGGATTCGGGTACCACTACGGCGTGGACATCATCGCCGGTGTGGTCTTCGCGTTCACGATCGACGCGGCGCTGCGCTCGCTCGACCGCGGCTGGGACCGGGCGGGAATCCAGCTGGTCGCTTACGGCACGACGGTTTTCGCGCTGCTCCTTGTGTCGTACCGCTTTCTGCCGATGCACATGGCCAAACACCCGTGGGTGTTCGGACCGCTTCTCGTCCTGGCGATGATCTCCGTGGTCCAGGGCTATGTGCGGACCACGAAACTGTGGGAGCCGAAGGCCGTGCCGGCGCAGCAACCGGAACCCCAACCGGAGTTGGTCTGA
- a CDS encoding PQQ-dependent sugar dehydrogenase encodes MKVRTRSSAIVGTLCLVASLALATASADEPASPRQAPAVALKKVTTATNPTAGTAGPGGAVWLAERAGTVRVLGRHGLGKPVLDISKETTTDGERGLLGIAFDKKFAHFYISYTNLEGTSTVDEFAVRHGKIRPDTRRTVLTQTQPYPNHNGGDIKIGPDGYLYIAFGDGGAGGDPHGNGQNLDTLLGKLLRIDPRGGKPYAIPPDNPFVGDPKAKDEIWAYGLRNPWRFSFDAGTGDLLIGDVGQSAWEEIDWAPANSKGGENYGWSQMEGTHPFRDGTEPANHVPPVHEYDRNGLGCSVTGGYVYRGKAIPDLKGQYVFSDYCDGTVRALQMENGKVTGVSDLGVNGGEVVSFVQGGNGELYVLDIGGSVYRIAPA; translated from the coding sequence GTGAAAGTTCGCACGAGAAGCTCGGCGATCGTCGGCACCCTCTGCCTCGTGGCTTCCCTCGCCTTGGCCACTGCGTCCGCCGACGAGCCCGCCTCCCCACGGCAGGCTCCGGCGGTCGCGCTCAAGAAGGTGACCACGGCCACGAATCCGACCGCCGGAACCGCCGGTCCCGGCGGCGCGGTCTGGTTGGCCGAACGCGCGGGAACCGTACGGGTATTGGGCCGCCATGGGCTCGGCAAGCCCGTCCTCGACATATCCAAAGAGACCACCACCGACGGGGAACGCGGGCTGTTGGGCATCGCGTTCGACAAGAAGTTCGCGCACTTCTATATCTCGTACACGAACCTCGAAGGCACCAGCACCGTGGACGAGTTCGCCGTGCGGCACGGCAAGATCCGGCCCGACACCCGGCGCACCGTCCTCACTCAGACGCAGCCCTATCCGAACCACAACGGCGGCGACATCAAGATCGGCCCCGACGGCTACCTCTACATCGCGTTCGGCGACGGCGGCGCGGGCGGTGACCCGCACGGCAACGGTCAGAACCTCGACACACTGCTCGGCAAGCTGCTGCGGATCGACCCGAGAGGCGGCAAGCCGTACGCGATCCCGCCGGACAACCCGTTCGTGGGCGACCCGAAGGCCAAGGACGAGATCTGGGCGTACGGGCTGCGCAACCCGTGGCGGTTCTCCTTCGACGCGGGCACGGGCGACCTGCTGATCGGTGACGTCGGGCAGAGCGCCTGGGAGGAGATCGACTGGGCGCCGGCGAACAGCAAGGGCGGCGAGAACTACGGCTGGTCCCAGATGGAGGGCACCCACCCCTTCCGGGACGGCACGGAGCCCGCGAACCACGTGCCGCCGGTCCACGAGTACGACCGCAACGGCCTGGGCTGCTCGGTGACCGGCGGATACGTCTACCGAGGCAAGGCGATCCCGGACCTCAAGGGCCAGTACGTGTTCAGCGACTACTGCGACGGCACCGTCCGCGCCCTGCAGATGGAGAACGGCAAGGTGACCGGCGTCAGCGACCTCGGCGTCAACGGCGGGGAGGTCGTCTCCTTCGTGCAGGGCGGCAATGGCGAGCTGTACGTGCTCGACATAGGCGGCAGCGTCTACCGGATCGCCCCGGCGTAA
- a CDS encoding histidine phosphatase family protein, giving the protein MRLLLIRHGQTPSNLKHLLDTGVPGPGLTPLGQDQAAAVPEALAAEKIDALYVSTLLRTQLTAAPLAAATGLEARIRDGIRELAAGDLEMRGDEEAAAVYMGTAFAWAGGDTERRMPGGENGVEALGRFDAVVAEAAATGAETVAMVSHGAVIRTWVAARADNVDVAYASGHPLRNTGVVILDGSPDEGWRALVWEGRPLGPEPESPEDSGPAGEVTVPVA; this is encoded by the coding sequence ATGCGCCTGCTGCTCATACGCCATGGCCAGACCCCGTCCAACCTCAAGCACCTCCTGGACACCGGGGTACCGGGCCCGGGGCTGACGCCGCTGGGGCAGGACCAGGCGGCCGCGGTGCCGGAGGCATTGGCGGCGGAGAAGATCGATGCCCTGTACGTGTCCACACTGCTGCGCACCCAGTTGACCGCCGCGCCCCTGGCCGCCGCGACAGGCCTGGAGGCCCGGATCCGGGACGGGATCCGCGAGCTGGCCGCCGGGGACCTGGAGATGCGGGGCGACGAGGAGGCCGCCGCCGTCTACATGGGCACCGCCTTCGCCTGGGCCGGGGGCGACACCGAACGCCGGATGCCCGGGGGTGAGAACGGCGTGGAGGCCCTGGGGCGCTTCGACGCCGTCGTCGCCGAGGCGGCCGCTACGGGAGCGGAGACGGTGGCGATGGTCAGCCACGGCGCCGTGATCCGTACGTGGGTGGCAGCCCGGGCGGACAACGTCGACGTGGCGTACGCGTCGGGTCATCCGCTGCGCAACACGGGCGTGGTGATCCTCGACGGCTCGCCCGACGAGGGCTGGCGGGCCCTGGTGTGGGAGGGGCGCCCGCTTGGCCCGGAGCCGGAGTCGCCCGAGGACAGCGGTCCGGCGGGAGAGGTCACCGTTCCGGTGGCGTGA
- a CDS encoding DJ-1/PfpI family protein — protein MHIAILTFEGYNELDSLIALGVLNRIKTDDWRVTIATPSAKVTSMNGVVIEQMSSLEEACAADAVIVGSGIATREVVEDPAIMNVLRRLDPSRQLIAAQCSGALVLAKLGLLNDVPACTDLTTKPWVVAAGVEVLNQPFYAKDNIATAGGCLASHYLAAWIIARLEGNDAAESALHYVAPVGEKEEYIERAWRNITPYLPAPAPAVV, from the coding sequence GTGCACATCGCCATCCTCACTTTCGAGGGCTACAACGAACTCGACTCCCTGATCGCGCTCGGTGTGCTCAACCGCATCAAGACCGATGACTGGCGCGTCACCATCGCCACCCCCAGCGCCAAGGTGACCTCGATGAACGGGGTGGTCATCGAGCAGATGTCCTCCCTTGAGGAGGCGTGCGCCGCTGACGCGGTCATCGTCGGCAGCGGCATCGCCACCCGCGAGGTGGTCGAAGACCCGGCGATCATGAACGTCCTTCGCCGCCTGGACCCCTCGCGCCAACTCATCGCGGCACAGTGCTCCGGCGCGCTCGTGCTGGCCAAGCTCGGCCTGCTCAACGACGTCCCCGCCTGTACGGACCTGACCACCAAGCCCTGGGTCGTCGCCGCCGGCGTCGAGGTGCTCAACCAGCCCTTCTACGCCAAGGACAACATCGCCACCGCCGGCGGCTGTCTGGCCTCGCACTACCTCGCGGCCTGGATCATCGCCCGCCTCGAGGGCAACGACGCCGCCGAGAGCGCGCTGCACTATGTCGCCCCGGTCGGCGAGAAGGAGGAGTACATCGAGCGCGCCTGGCGCAACATCACTCCCTACCTGCCCGCTCCCGCACCGGCAGTCGTCTGA
- a CDS encoding aminotransferase-like domain-containing protein produces MAASRYKKLVDALASDIRTGRLAAGVRLPTHRALAGREGIAVVTATRVYAELEAMGLVSREQGRGTFVRDIAVPAGHGIDQQVVAADAVDLNFNCPSLPGQADLLRQALREVATSGDLDSLLRYQPHRGRPQDRASIARHLRRRGITTDAERILVVNGAQHGLAISVMAALNAGDVVAVDALTYPGLKVLAHASHLDLAPIPVTADGPDLDALEKLCATRPVRAIYTMPTLHNPLGWVMPETDRARLIEIARQHGPLIIEDASYAYLAEDPPPPLVASAPDITVYVSGLSKSVATGLRVGFVVAPPSVVPSLERAIRATTWNTPALTTAIACRWLDDGTVDHLEAQKRQDAKARQALAGQELAGLPLIGHTSSYFTWLPLPDDARADRLTATLARQHISVSTAEPFTTSAHTPQAIRLALGSTDMDSLRSTLRTVRRVAVEDAYM; encoded by the coding sequence ATGGCAGCCTCGCGGTACAAAAAGCTGGTCGACGCGCTCGCATCCGACATACGGACCGGGCGGCTCGCCGCGGGTGTGCGGCTGCCGACACACCGCGCCCTCGCCGGCCGTGAGGGCATCGCCGTGGTGACCGCGACTCGGGTGTACGCCGAGCTGGAAGCGATGGGTCTGGTGAGCCGGGAACAGGGCCGCGGTACGTTCGTGCGTGACATCGCGGTTCCCGCCGGTCACGGCATCGATCAGCAGGTCGTCGCCGCGGATGCGGTCGACCTCAACTTCAACTGTCCGTCGCTGCCGGGGCAAGCCGATCTCCTGCGGCAGGCCCTGCGAGAGGTGGCCACCTCTGGTGATCTCGACTCGCTGCTGCGCTACCAACCACACCGAGGGCGCCCCCAGGACAGAGCCTCGATCGCACGGCACCTGCGGCGCCGGGGAATCACCACCGACGCGGAGCGGATCCTAGTCGTCAACGGTGCGCAGCACGGCCTGGCCATCAGCGTCATGGCCGCGCTCAACGCCGGCGACGTCGTCGCGGTCGACGCACTCACCTACCCGGGTCTCAAGGTGCTCGCGCATGCCTCTCATCTCGACCTGGCACCCATCCCCGTAACCGCCGACGGACCGGATCTCGATGCCCTCGAGAAGCTGTGCGCCACCCGCCCCGTGCGCGCGATCTACACCATGCCCACCTTGCACAACCCTCTGGGCTGGGTCATGCCGGAAACGGACCGAGCGCGCCTGATCGAGATCGCTCGACAGCACGGTCCGCTCATCATCGAAGACGCCTCCTACGCCTACCTGGCCGAGGACCCTCCACCGCCTCTGGTCGCGAGCGCGCCGGACATCACCGTCTACGTCTCGGGACTGTCCAAGAGCGTCGCCACCGGCCTGCGGGTCGGCTTCGTCGTCGCCCCGCCATCCGTGGTGCCCTCGCTCGAACGCGCGATCAGGGCGACGACCTGGAACACCCCGGCCCTCACCACCGCGATCGCCTGCCGCTGGCTCGACGACGGCACGGTGGACCATTTGGAAGCGCAGAAACGACAGGACGCCAAGGCCCGCCAAGCGCTCGCCGGACAAGAGCTGGCGGGCCTGCCGCTCATCGGCCACACCTCGTCCTACTTCACCTGGCTGCCGCTGCCCGACGACGCACGCGCCGATCGCCTGACCGCCACCCTCGCGCGTCAGCACATCTCGGTATCCACGGCCGAACCGTTCACCACCTCGGCGCACACACCGCAGGCGATCCGCCTCGCTCTGGGCTCGACCGATATGGACAGTCTCCGGTCGACGCTGCGAACAGTGCGACGCGTCGCTGTCGAGGACGCCTACATGTGA
- a CDS encoding class I SAM-dependent methyltransferase has protein sequence MTHDTSSHTGHHGTDHHPRHEPDAGNQAEILDLDAEVLSEHIASITAWLPIEKAPRHVVDLGCGTGAGTFALLARFPEAEVTAVDASADHLHRLRAKAEELGVADRVRTVSADLDADWPGLGRPELVWASASMHHMADPDGALRKVHHLLAPGGLFAVVELAGFPRFLPADAPADRPGLEERCHAALAHHEAEHVSHRGADWGPKLAAAGFTVEGERLITVNVDGSRSTAVGRYALSSLKRLRAGAAHALPAEDLGSLDQLLDTESPLSILRRGDLAVRTERSVWAARRF, from the coding sequence ATGACCCACGACACTTCCTCGCACACCGGCCACCACGGCACCGACCACCACCCCCGCCATGAGCCGGACGCCGGCAACCAGGCGGAGATCCTCGATCTGGACGCGGAGGTGCTCTCCGAGCACATCGCGTCCATCACCGCATGGCTGCCCATCGAGAAGGCGCCGCGCCACGTCGTGGACCTGGGATGCGGGACCGGGGCGGGTACGTTCGCCCTGCTCGCGCGCTTCCCCGAGGCGGAGGTCACCGCCGTGGACGCGTCGGCCGACCACCTGCACCGCCTCCGAGCGAAGGCCGAAGAGCTCGGGGTGGCCGACCGGGTGCGCACGGTGTCGGCCGATCTCGACGCGGACTGGCCCGGCCTCGGCCGGCCCGAGCTGGTGTGGGCGTCGGCGTCGATGCACCACATGGCCGACCCCGACGGCGCCCTGCGCAAGGTCCACCACCTGCTCGCGCCCGGCGGCCTGTTCGCCGTCGTCGAGCTGGCCGGCTTCCCGCGCTTCCTGCCCGCCGACGCTCCGGCGGACCGGCCCGGCCTCGAAGAACGCTGCCACGCCGCCCTCGCACACCACGAAGCCGAGCACGTGTCCCACCGCGGCGCCGACTGGGGCCCCAAACTGGCAGCCGCCGGGTTCACCGTCGAGGGCGAGCGCCTGATCACCGTGAACGTCGACGGCTCCCGCAGCACGGCGGTCGGCCGCTACGCGCTCAGCAGCCTGAAGCGCCTGCGCGCCGGCGCCGCCCACGCCCTTCCCGCCGAGGACCTCGGCTCGCTCGACCAACTGCTCGACACCGAGAGCCCGCTCAGCATCCTGCGCCGCGGCGACCTGGCGGTCCGCACCGAACGCTCCGTATGGGCCGCGCGGCGATTCTGA
- a CDS encoding helix-turn-helix domain-containing protein, with the protein MTQDNGEMDSLVRKRIRALRVAQGWSLEELATRASLSQSTLSRIENGRRRLALDQLVTLARALDTSLDQLVETATDDVITSPAIDAAHGLMRWPIKAEPGMSVVRQRMTNPPPDSPSRMRAHPGREWLVVLSGTAVLLLGNRRLRVETNQAAEFPTMLPHAIGAEGGPCEILGIFDRDARRGHQREGKDESGQASQ; encoded by the coding sequence ATGACGCAAGACAATGGCGAGATGGACAGCCTGGTACGCAAACGGATCCGGGCCCTGCGGGTGGCGCAGGGCTGGTCCCTGGAAGAACTGGCCACCCGCGCCTCGCTCAGCCAGTCCACGCTCAGCCGCATCGAGAACGGCCGGCGCCGCCTGGCTCTGGACCAGCTCGTCACTCTCGCCCGGGCCCTGGACACCTCCCTGGACCAGCTCGTCGAGACGGCCACCGACGACGTCATCACCAGCCCGGCGATCGACGCGGCCCATGGACTCATGCGCTGGCCGATCAAGGCGGAGCCCGGCATGAGCGTCGTACGCCAGCGGATGACGAACCCGCCGCCCGACAGCCCCTCACGCATGCGTGCGCACCCCGGCCGCGAATGGCTCGTCGTGCTGTCCGGCACGGCGGTCCTGCTGCTGGGCAACAGGCGCTTGCGCGTGGAGACCAACCAGGCCGCGGAGTTCCCCACGATGCTCCCCCACGCCATCGGCGCCGAGGGCGGGCCGTGCGAGATCCTCGGCATCTTCGACCGCGACGCCCGCCGCGGACATCAGCGTGAGGGCAAGGACGAGAGCGGCCAGGCAAGCCAGTGA
- a CDS encoding NAD(P)/FAD-dependent oxidoreductase — MDTATAVASAAYSTDKLPGETVDAVVIGGGAAGLNGALMLARSRRAVVVIDSGTPRNAPADGVHGLLGLDGTPPAELLRRGREEVRRYGGLVVNGKVASAAPAAPTALSAEGDPRFTVTLTDGSALSARRLLVATGLRDVLPDVRGLAEHWGHGVVHCPYCHGWEVRDEPIGIIAVGPASVHHALLFRQLTDDLVYFTRGTDLDEDTRARFAARGIRVVDTPVTEVVTAEEGGIAGVRLSDGQLERRSVLAVATSMQARTEGLDQLRLPMRDLPGGMGRHFATGMAGTTEVPGVWVAGNATDLAAQVGASAAAGALAGAHMNADLAAADTEAALAATQRGTTAA; from the coding sequence ATGGACACTGCGACTGCTGTGGCCAGTGCTGCGTATTCGACTGACAAGCTGCCGGGGGAGACCGTCGATGCCGTGGTGATCGGCGGCGGCGCCGCGGGCCTGAACGGCGCGCTGATGCTCGCCCGCTCCCGCCGTGCGGTCGTCGTGATCGACAGCGGCACCCCGCGCAACGCCCCCGCCGACGGCGTGCACGGCTTGCTCGGCCTGGACGGCACCCCGCCGGCCGAACTGCTGCGGAGGGGGCGCGAAGAGGTGCGCCGTTACGGCGGCCTTGTCGTGAACGGGAAAGTGGCCTCCGCCGCCCCGGCTGCCCCGACCGCCCTCTCCGCCGAGGGGGATCCGCGCTTCACGGTCACCCTCACCGACGGCAGTGCTCTGTCGGCGCGGCGGCTGCTCGTCGCCACTGGTCTGCGCGACGTCCTGCCCGACGTCCGCGGGCTCGCCGAGCACTGGGGGCACGGGGTGGTGCACTGCCCGTACTGCCACGGCTGGGAGGTGCGCGACGAACCCATCGGGATCATTGCCGTCGGCCCGGCCTCCGTCCATCACGCGCTGCTGTTCCGCCAGTTGACCGACGACCTCGTCTACTTCACCCGCGGCACCGATCTCGACGAGGACACCCGCGCGCGCTTCGCCGCTCGCGGCATCCGCGTCGTCGACACCCCGGTGACCGAGGTCGTCACCGCGGAGGAGGGCGGCATCGCGGGCGTACGCCTGAGCGACGGACAGCTGGAGCGCCGGAGTGTCCTGGCTGTCGCCACCTCCATGCAGGCCCGTACCGAGGGTCTGGATCAACTGCGGCTGCCGATGCGGGACTTGCCCGGCGGGATGGGCCGCCACTTCGCCACCGGCATGGCCGGCACCACCGAAGTGCCGGGGGTGTGGGTGGCCGGCAACGCAACCGACCTGGCCGCCCAGGTCGGCGCCTCCGCCGCGGCCGGGGCGCTCGCAGGAGCCCACATGAATGCCGACCTGGCCGCCGCCGACACCGAGGCGGCCCTCGCCGCCACGCAGCGAGGCACCACCGCCGCCTGA
- a CDS encoding class I SAM-dependent methyltransferase: MNGQKRKAELDGVAETTLWTLHHRALAAKDPGSALRDPKAIEVIDAVDYPFEGRFGTGNWGYAQGMAVRARCYDREVRRFLRDHPDGTVVSLGEGLETQFWRVDNGRVRWLGVDLPEVAALRRRLLPDAPRHRTLPCSATDTRWMDEVDASRGVLIIAQGMLMYLPRDAVHRLIEGCAARFPGAELVFDTPPAWMAARTVRGRWKYPAGYRPPPMLWGMTPAEQRKLRAVHPNISAVRAVREPRGRGFLCGWVLPLANFLPAIRARKPLWVTRVSFGLTKHHQGVNR; this comes from the coding sequence ATGAACGGACAGAAGCGGAAGGCCGAGTTGGATGGCGTCGCCGAGACGACGCTATGGACGTTGCACCACCGCGCTCTGGCCGCGAAGGACCCTGGCTCGGCACTGCGGGACCCCAAGGCGATCGAGGTGATCGACGCCGTCGACTACCCCTTCGAGGGACGGTTCGGGACCGGCAACTGGGGCTACGCCCAAGGAATGGCGGTACGGGCGCGCTGTTACGACCGCGAGGTGCGACGTTTCCTCAGGGACCATCCGGACGGCACGGTCGTCTCGCTCGGGGAGGGTCTGGAGACGCAGTTCTGGCGGGTGGACAACGGCAGGGTGCGCTGGCTCGGGGTCGACCTGCCCGAGGTCGCGGCGCTGCGCCGGCGGCTGTTGCCGGACGCGCCACGCCACCGCACACTGCCCTGTTCGGCCACCGACACACGGTGGATGGACGAGGTCGATGCCTCGCGCGGGGTGCTGATCATCGCCCAGGGGATGCTGATGTATCTTCCGCGCGATGCGGTTCACCGCCTCATCGAGGGGTGCGCCGCCCGATTCCCCGGAGCGGAGCTGGTCTTCGACACCCCGCCTGCCTGGATGGCCGCCCGCACCGTACGGGGTCGGTGGAAGTACCCCGCGGGGTACCGTCCGCCGCCGATGCTCTGGGGGATGACACCGGCGGAACAGCGGAAGCTGCGCGCGGTGCACCCGAACATCTCCGCCGTGCGAGCGGTTCGCGAACCACGGGGCCGGGGCTTCCTCTGCGGGTGGGTCCTGCCCCTGGCCAACTTTCTTCCTGCGATCCGTGCGCGGAAGCCACTCTGGGTCACGCGCGTGTCGTTCGGCCTGACGAAACATCACCAAGGAGTCAACAGATGA